Proteins from one Aquila chrysaetos chrysaetos chromosome 5, bAquChr1.4, whole genome shotgun sequence genomic window:
- the LOC115341690 gene encoding beta-keratin-related protein, which yields MSCYSPCLPAACGPTPLANSCNEPCVIRCADSSVAIQPSPVLVTLPGPILSSFPQSTAVGSTASAAVGSSLSAGGVPIASGGSLGGFGWSGLGRGLCGPLGRGNLLC from the coding sequence ATGTCGTGCTacagcccctgcctgccagccGCCTGCGGCCCAACCCCGCTTGCCAACAGCTGCAACGAGCCGTGCGTCATCCGGTGCGCCGACTCCAGCGTTGCGATCCAGCCCTCGCCAGTCCTGGTGACGCTGCCGGGCCCaatcctcagctccttccctcaGAGCACAGCTGTGGGATCCACCGCGTCGGCTGCCGTGGGGAGCTCTCTCAGCGCTGGCGGTGTGCCCATCGCTTCTGGGGGCTCCCTGGGGGGCTTTGGGTGGTCCGGTCTGGGCCGTGGGCTCTGTGGGCCTCTGGGACGGGGCAATCTCTTATGCTGA